TTACTCTCTGATTCTCTTATTCCTCTGTGTTGTGAGTTTACCCTAAAGATCTGGTTAAATCTTCAAGTGTTTTGCCAGATTCATTGCCGAGCTGATTACTTTGGTCAGTGAACATTTGTGTGATATAATGTATTGTAAAAGTGTTCAGCAATGTAATGTAAAGCTTTCACAGTAAGGAAAACACAGCTCCCTATAAGGATCACCTCATATAAGCAAACTGTATTTAGTCTGAGCCTAACTTTGGCACTACCATTGTGTGACTGGGGGGATCAGTGGGTAAATTAGGAAATATTAAAAGTATGAATTCTACAAGGATTCATAATTACTGACATCAGAAGTTATTGGCTCGGTGGTCACATGCGTGATCTTAACTTCCTTTCTCACTTAAGTGATTTCCCTGTGAACATGATCCTATTTAATCAAAGGAAGGAAGCCATATAAACCTGGAatagatttcattaaaaattctATACTCCAtgcttaaaatgtgttttagttAAAAGAAACCTATCGCTCCCAAAAGGAATCGTACATTATGTTCTTTTACTCTACAACAAGAATAAATGGGCTTAAAATTATACCTAAACTGCGGtgatggcagaaacacacataatTCATTTAAATTTCCAACATATCTAATTTGGAAATAATGAATGAGCCCAATATGTGACTCAGTGATTAAATGCGCTGATTGCCCATTTCAACCCCCAATTACGTGACATTAAACAGATCTCTTTCTCTCCATGTGTCCTAGAGAAAaatgatagattgtaagcttgattgGGCAAGAACGATATGCGGAATAAAATGAAAATTGGATGTGACGTAAGGATTATTTTatcaatatgaaataaaaaatagataaaattattaaaaatatatatattttaaaacattcacacgttaaaaaaatgctttattcaaagaataaagaatAGGCTTAACATCACATTCTGCCGTCTTGCTTTACTGTGTAACTACAAATCACACTATTGTGAGGTTATCAGATCAAGCAGTTTGCATGTTGTCCTACAAATACTTTCTGGACAAATTACTCAATTACACTTATCACCTAAGATCTACCTCCGGAAGGAAGGAATCCGGTCACCCTGAGTTCTGGTACCTGGCTCCTCAATTTAAGAACATCCTACTGAGATCACCTAAATAAACCACTTGTCCTAGATCTTTTAAAACCTATGTGATTTACTTCTACAAACATATTTGCAATTGTGATGTCTAATGCCTTCTGTCTGTAATTAGGTCCCATCTGTACATGATGTATCCAGATCATACTTTAAAATGAGAGGTGTGTTTTTCTTGCAAGCCAGacttaaattatttttactgACTCTTATAGTGCAGTTTGGTTGTTTGAGAATTTTGCTAATGTCTCTTATTTTGCTTCTTAGAGGATATGAAGGCACCATGGCACCAGCACCGGAAGAGAAATATATGTACCTGACTATATACATTGTAACTATTGTTACAGGATTTCCAGCTAACCTTCTTGCACTCCATGCATTGATTCGGAAGCTACGTATCAAGGCCACACCCAATGCCATCCTTCTCTTCAACTTGACTATATCCGATCTTTCATTCCTGACCTTTCTTCCTTTTAAGGTAACAGAGGTCTTGCAAGGCCAGTGGTCAATGCCCTCATTCCTCTGTCCGCTCAGTGGGCTCTTCTACTTCAGCACCATCTACTCCAGCACCTTGTTCCTCACTGCTGTCAGCGTTGAGAGGTATCTCGGAGTGGCCTTCCCCCTCAAATACAAACTTTACCGCAAGCCCAGCTATGCCGCAGCTGTCAGTGGCTTTCTATGGGTCTGCTCGTTTGCTCACTGCAGTATTGTCTACGTTACGGAGTACCACCAAGCTTCCAACGCCAGCAGTAGAATCGTCTGCTATGATAACTTCACGGAGAAGCAGATGGAAGTTCTTCTGCCATTTCGTCTAGAGCTGGGTCTTGTCTTGTTCTGCTTTCCTTTCCTCATCACCTGTTTCTGCTACGGTAGCTTTATCAGGATCCTTGTATCTTCACCCCACATCCACCGGGTCAAGAAACAAAGAGCAATTGGACTGGTCCTCACGACACTGGGTGTGTTTGCCATATGTTTCGCCCCATACAACGTCTCTCATTTGGTGGGATTTGTGCAGAAAAAGAACTTAAGTTGGAGGGAGAAAGCATTGCTTCTCAGTACGTTCAACGCTAGCCTGGACCCTATTATCTTCTACTTCTCCTCCACGGCTGTGCAGCACTCCTGCAAGTGCTGCTTGATGAGGCTGAACATTTGCCACCCCAATCCAACATTGCATATGATCATGGAAATGCAGAACGGAAAACTGGGCCAAAAAGAGGTTTCCGATAGCCAGATATACACCTCAAAATACTgacacttgtttttatttattttcctcgaGCAAACAACCATTGTTGTGTTGGAAACGTGTTGACCTACCTGTCAGAGAGTAAAATTGTACCAATGTTATGTTTACAATGGGTGTAGCCATTGAAAGTGGCAAATCCATAATCTACTGAACACAGTGGTGAATTCCTCCAGGGTGATGTTAAACACAGACCACTCTTAATGGGATATTATAGCTAAGATTTACTTATTGTGTTGGCCTTATCTTACTTAATAAAAAGTTATTTCACACATTCCAACATTCTGCAGTTAAGAATCAGGATACTTTATCCCATATATGGTTCATTCACTCTCAAATGGTTAGTTGATGCCCCCAATCAACTCAGACAAGCAACTTACTAGAGGGGAGAGCAAAGGCTGTCAACCTGAGAGTTCAGTTCAAATATTAAAGGATATCCCAGTACCCCAGTATGTCTTATGACTATCATTGTTCCAAGGGGGTACATGTAacctgcagtgacatcacagcactGTGTGAAATGATTGGGGCtataaactacaactcccatcaaCCATTACATGCATGCATCTAGCACTAAGGAATATTTGACCCGACTCCCCCCGTGACAACCCTACTAGGATTTCTGTTGCCAGGTTGCATCAGCTGAAGTTTAAATCCTGCAAACatctgcagagaaggtaacacaaaatgcAGTTTGAAGTTGGAGAGGGCAGGTCAGACAGCTTAAGGCTGCATGTAGGTGGCTGATACTCATTACTCCACAGGAAGTTAGGCATTTCTGTATCTTCTAAACTAAAGCTCAGAGGTACCAtatctcattaaaaaaaacatgtatgtttagacataaaataaataatggaagCCACTTGTTTGAAAGCACAAATATGCTTTAAGTCATTTAGCATTTGCCCATTGTTCAAGTTTCAGTAATTTaggatattatttttaatatcaatAAATGCAAATTTGGCGAAAGCTTAACTTTTCTTTGCAGAATGATTCATGTGTTTTAATAATAATACCTAGAACAAATTTATGAAAAAGAGATATAAAAGATACAAAATCAGATTTTGCTACAAAAAAAAGCACGATCTTGACAGCTAAAAGTTTTCCTCATCTTTTTATGTTACAGTCATCGAATACACAACTTCACAGACAGTAAAAGAATCAGTGATCCCCCATAGgcgaaagaaaaaaataaattaaaaatatataaaaatactctaCATGGCATTTATGTCTTTTTCGTGAAGGATAGTGAAAATGATGGTGATATACATAAGTACTACAGCTACAGACTTAGTACTCACAGGATGCAGTTATTTGGGTCTATTCCGTACATCCCTAACTTATTTTTGCAGAATATCCAATCAGAATGCAATGTAAACTACTAACGGTGTCATCAgagttttcaataaaatatataatttcagaAAACTTTGTAATGTAATTATCTTACTCTTGATTGCCTGTCTAAACAAGAGACTACTGCAAATTCCCCATGCAAAGACGAATTGTAAAACGTTGTGCTAATGACACATCTTTGTCTCTTATATGTTGTAAAAGGGCAAAGTATTGCAGAAGATTTTCTTTTCATGCAGTACTCAGACAAAAAGGATAAACAGGGATATATCTTGTAGATGATTGCAAAATACagtataatgcaattgttttatATTGGAGAATAAAGTAAACGTGATTGACATCTTTATGATCAGGGCCGTAGAGAGTAATCTCAAAGCTACAGGACATGAGGaaatcattaaattaaatatgtcCTTAAAGTCAAAACCCCTTGGATATAATAAGGTGAAAACTGAAATAAATGACATAGAGTGCATTACCGTCTTCTGAATTAAGGTGGCGCTGCAGTGCATTGCTTCACCGTTAAATGATTGAATGTACATAGGGAattttttaacagtcaattaCAATTAACATTTTACAAACCATTGGCTTATATCTTtttcaataacaataaaaagtaaCGATTGGAGTTGCCAATTGTGTTGGCCGGATTTGCACTAAACATGGTCATGTCATGTCCTTTCAATATGAATTAAATTATCTTATTTGGTTTAGTCGTGTATAGGGCAGTCCGTTCACAAAGggtcttttttttctgttttggatGAATTGCAAACAGTGCTGAAATTTATTAGGGTGCTAGAAATAGGATTTGCAACTATAATGATTAACAAATTGCAAACGTTGCAAAATGGTCCCAAACTGTAATATTAAATGACTGGAAGGGATTAGATTTGCTGAGCTACTAAAGAAAAATGACAAAGGGTgaaagacactgggcctgattcattaaggatcttaacttgagaaacttcttatttcagtctcctggacaaaaccatgttacaatgcaaggggtgcaaattagtattctgttttgcacatcagttaaatactgactgttttttcatgtagcacacaaatatcacatttaaatttcagtgtgcaaataagctaccaagtatttgtgtgctacatgaaaaaacagtcagtatttaacttatgtgcaaaacagaatgctaatttgcaccccttgcattgtaacatggttttgtccaggagactgaaataagaagtttctcaagttaagatccttaatgaatcaggcccactattggGTTCATGTACTAGTCAGTAGTCAATAAACTTTTAAGCTTATTTGAGTGATTATTAAATTAGGACAGACTTGTGTCTTCTTCCTAATAGTACGCTCATTTTAACTCTAAGGGTCCTTCATCTATCTTCATTTCTATTTGTACTGAACAACAGGTGAAAcacaaaataatgtaattattgttCTATTACAGGCATTTTTTTCTGGTTCCAAGTCTCTTACGATGTTTTAATATGGCACAAACAGGCTGTTTGCTCCCAGTGTTGATCTATTTTGGAAATAAAACTAATGTCTTGAATTTGTAACGTCCAGAGCAGAGCGTCCAAATTAGATTTCTCAGCCCATGTTTAGTTACATAAAGGGTTTATGTGCAAGGTCCAGCTGCCGTTACTCTCCTACCTATTGGCTCTCACGCTGAACAGCTGCCCGGAGGTAGGGGCCACTGGCTGATTTATAATAGGTGCTTTTCTGTAGCGTTACCGTAAAATCTCTCTGGGTCGAAAATTCCCGCAAACTTGAATatttcacaaaacaaaacaataaactttGTACTTCGAAAATATATCTGTAAGCAGAATAATAAGCAAACACAGCTGGAAGGACAAAAATCGGCTTATTTGCAAAGTCAATCCGAGACCCAGTGAAGGATAACAGTAGAAATGTAGCCGGTCCCAGGAAAGTCTTCCGAGCAGATGTCCAATGCCAGAGGTCAGATGTGGTTCAACCAAAACTCCGTTTACATTTGGCTTTGACATTGCATTGGTCAACAAAAAATAAGCTTTATTATTCCGGGTGCTGCTTAGGTCCTGATGGAGAGAGGACACACAAAACCGAAAGGGACAAATCAGATAGAGGAGCTacggataataataatgaattttaTTTCTTCCTAGTATTATCAGATATACACTCTATCCTgtcttatatataatatttacatacacacataaccttaatatatactatatataattattcagTGCTGTGAAATGTAATTGTTATCTTTCTGTTACTTTTTCACATGCTGTTTGTGTAAGGTTGAATTACACTTTGGGCAACTTCCTGATTGTTTGTTGGATGACAAGAAGGATGCAGGTGAGGATACGAGTTCTCCAAAAGTGTACTTCCCCTTTAAGAAAAAAAGTGAGTGAAAATAGTGGGTTCAAATGATGATTTCAGCTACTTTAAACCTTTCACTTCCTATAACTTCCCACATAATCTACCAATATTAAACTCTGTTACACGGACTAATATAGAGGATTGTACTCACATGTAATGCTGGATTTAATCATCAGAATATTTAGTAGTATTATTTGTGATTGCATCGCTTTCTTACTatgaaggaagaagaaaaaaacctgTGTTATTAGAATTCTGCTCTACAGATGTTGTAGCttcctttaaaaaacaaaataaacacacaagaAAAAGAATAACATAATGCAATACGATCAAACAAATTGAAATGAACAGTGATGTGCTCTAATCAATAGCCGCGTCCCAGAGGAAATTAATCATAAAGCTTATCTGAAATATCTGTTGTCCTCTTCATATATTGGTCTGGAGTCCACACAAGTATGGTTTGGGCGTGTGAGATGGATGCCCCAATCTGCACTGATACTTGTGAAAGGACATTTAAAATAAGTGAAATATTTTATTCCTTAATTCCTGTTTCTATTGACCTGaacaggaagtgacatcacaGCTTCAAAATACCATCCCCATCTCTCACACGCGTATTTTTGTTTAATGCAAGATACGGGTGGACTACCTGTGAGAAGCATGCAGACTGTTAGGCCAAGGATGAAGCTTATTTTAAGGATATTTAGATATCCCACCAGCTGATACTCAGACAATCCATTCTCAGAAAGACCTGTCAATAAAAGAGTGTataattaaaaatgtacaaatcaTTGACAGGAGCAGACGTGCAATATTAGTCTTAACTGCACACATGCAATTTATGGTGGCAAGTAGAGGCGGTCACTGGCTGtcaaggcatgctggaacttgtggttCCACAGCGTCAGGAAAGGTCACATATTTCGTAAGCCTTATTTACTCGCCCCTCTTGAAGAACTAATCAAGACTGGGCAAGAATAACACTTTACATCCAAACATCTGTACATGTGTTCAGGCACATTGGCAGTAATCATACGATCTATTATCTGGATAGTTTGGGAATTTTCCGCAGTTTGGCGCGTCATGTCTAAAATACATtaacttacatttaaatatattaacctTCCACGTACCAAGAATGCACTGGGCATTGCCATccttattaaattgtttagcagtgttcCTAACAGTGACTCTAGAATGAGACACTGTGACCTTGTCTGTGTTATGATGCTTTTTGCAGACACACttttacctttactttatttCGTTTTTTCATTCTCTTTTTTAGAACTATATGGATAAAAGGTTTGTGTATAACTCTCATAGCTTAAGCTACACAGTAGTACCCTCAGGTCTTAAAAACAAGTCAACTATAGAGGGGGGAGCGGGTTGGGTACCTAGTTCTGAAACTGGAAATGTCGACACTTAACATGACAACATGAACATATCCGCAGGCTAAATGCCAACACTTCCATTGtgctgacaggttgacaatgtcgACAGTGTGATTGGCAAAATTcccaatgtcgccaatcacaatgccaacattaaaagagcaatgatATTGGGTCCGGGATATAAACGCCAAACTCGGCGGTATTGgtgttttaatgtcggcattgtgattggcgTCATTATGAAGGTCTCCAATCACACTATCATCCAGTGCCAGAATTATGACCGCCacccgagagggggggggggttgttattTTTAATGCTTTAGCGCATACAGGTTATTTTAAAATACCAGTATGCTTATGTACATAGGCTGAAGCAAATACTTATCAGCTTAAATGAATCCTGGCTGTGTCATTAAAGCGATACATCCAGACGGACTGCCTCATTTTTTGAAACTCTTGGACGTGAGGTAAGAGGAGCAAAATAGTGCTAAattgactaaactgcgggtttgaaaaagtagagatgttgtctatagcaaccaatcagattctagctgtcaatttggagaatgtactaaataaatgatagctagaatctgattggttgctataggcaacatctccactttttcaaacacgcagtttagtaaatataccccttggcctTCTTAAAACATCTGCCTGGGACGTACACGAAATCAAATGACTAGTTACATTTCAGCTAATGGGTTTACTGCCATCTAGAGGCAAACCCATAAAATTACATCATGTAAGAATCTGGTACTGAAGCTGAACTCACTGTAAGTGAAGTTGCTGTACAGCGGTTTTGTAAGAGACACATGTTGTATAATGCAGGTTACTGTCAGGAGCTTGTATCTGAAACTTGAGGGTAGAATAAGATGGAGAGTGGCCTGGTAGACGCCCGCTTCTGACTTGGTTATCTCCAATGGTCCACTGTCAGGCAGTACAACATCGGTTGTATGCCACGTCAGACCAATGTCTGGTGGGTAGAAGCCGGATGTCCTGCATATGAAACCCACCTCTTCTGTAGACTTTGTGGTTACCTGGAGGTAAATCTCTGGTTGTGATGGATGAGctgaaaacagaaaagaaaagaaaagataataTGTTCCCTTCAGACACCacgggaatgctgggacttgtagttacagcAGCTGGCAATACACAGTGTGACAAGTATCTTGTCTTTATTTAGAGCCAGAGGGGCTTGTCCACTCCCTAGGACCACAATCCTGGTGATGTGCACAGCAACATTCTCATGGCAACATAGTtggagagagaaaataaaatcatGAGGAGCCAATCAGATCCATAGGGAAACCGAGGGAGGGGGtcggggttcctagtgcctggaaacccccctccaagcctggggcactgtataattgaggtggctggaccctgaccccacttcacacggctctgcttgaaaagggagagctgcgtgcacctaaaattagtgcacacagcattgcccatgtatattatggggataggaagagttggagagcagccaagcactgtctaatattatagccacgccccaatg
Above is a genomic segment from Mixophyes fleayi isolate aMixFle1 chromosome 11, aMixFle1.hap1, whole genome shotgun sequence containing:
- the LOC142107711 gene encoding free fatty acid receptor 2-like, which gives rise to MAPAPEEKYMYLTIYIVTIVTGFPANLLALHALIRKLRIKATPNAILLFNLTISDLSFLTFLPFKVTEVLQGQWSMPSFLCPLSGLFYFSTIYSSTLFLTAVSVERYLGVAFPLKYKLYRKPSYAAAVSGFLWVCSFAHCSIVYVTEYHQASNASSRIVCYDNFTEKQMEVLLPFRLELGLVLFCFPFLITCFCYGSFIRILVSSPHIHRVKKQRAIGLVLTTLGVFAICFAPYNVSHLVGFVQKKNLSWREKALLLSTFNASLDPIIFYFSSTAVQHSCKCCLMRLNICHPNPTLHMIMEMQNGKLGQKEVSDSQIYTSKY